The DNA window TGATACAAACTCTAACCCATTTTCGTATTGCCACCCatgaataaatttgaaataaattttacattccACAAAACAAGGGAAGTAAAATGTTACTAAACTCATGAAGTCATCATAAGTTGGAGGAAGATCCTTTTTCGTAAACAGTTTAATAACGTAAGCCATATCGGAACAGCCATGAAGACATTCTCAGCGTTTCACCAAATGCACCCAATCGGGGGTTCGATAAAGATTTATCTGGGTCAAAATCAGAAAAATTAAACTGCCAGATaatatctttttcattttcatctttAGGGAGGTTTCCCTTATCGTCGTTTTCTCTCATTCCAGCATATGGCAATAATGTATATTTAGGAGCGTTTGATGGTACTTTGATTAGGGTAACTGGAAATTCTGTATCAAATGTCACCACCTTGAACTCCTTAATTATGTTGGTGATTATTGCAATCTCTTCTTTGAAGTTATGGTTCCATACATCAATAACGATGATTCCTtcgtgttcttcattttcttgttGTTGAAAAGAGGTAGACGCCATGTTTGATGGTAATTCTGTACAAGAAAAAGAAGACCGAAATTAACCATTTTCTTGAATTAACGCGATTCATTAATTAGACGGggaataatataaactaattaaccTCATAGATTCAATGGTGGGGTTGTAGCCCAGGGTAAGCTtctacaattatatataaatatatatgtattctaaataaataagtatttgtTCAGATGGTTTTGTGGACGGATTTTATTAAGAAGGTTAGGTGATCAAACTCTGAAGGATCTTctattaagttatataaataaataatatttattttataagtaaaataactttttatatttcttacaacaattttgtgtttttctttttcttattttcatgtgTTTGTTTTAATTCTATATTCCACCAAACTTATACTGAAATTcactaaattaaattttaatatttttttatttataaaatagtcttcacttatataaaatttaattaatttaacttaacatattttcttaacctaatcttttttttttatttataaaatagtctTCACTTAtatagaatttaattaatttaacttaacatattttcttaacctaatctttctttctttagctatataattttaattgtgttttttttatatcgAATGAtcttattactttttaaattttgtatatttattttattttaatagatatatTCGTGAAACTATGTTGACTTATTACACGTAATAAtgtaatacattaaaaaaaatccttatAAACTATACAACCCAGGgtaaaaaaaatcttgaattcGCCATTGATGTACTAACCTTATTCTCGAAGAAATCACCCACAATAATAAAGCTTAAAGGTCAACAATGacggttatttaaatatataaattgatatattatttattctttcaaaacGGTTTATAGATAGTAATATTACATAATCGTCGTTTATCGAGTGTCtttgataatatatttcttataacaattttgtgttttttttcttcttattttcatgtgtttttcatgtatttattttgtttctataTCCCACCAATTTAGACTGAAATTTactcaattaaattttaatattttctttatttacaaaatagtCTTCACTTatataaaacctaattaatttaactttacaTATTTTCTTAATCTTTATCAATACAATgtacttttaagaatatatatttatcattttcaatACTTTTGAACTCATTATTTTGCATTTCCAACgcgaaaaattaatttcttaattattattactatttttcttttgtattattctcttcaaattattgttttttttttatagtttataactGATTATTGGTAATAAAATTACAGAggaatcaatataatttatcccaagtttaacataaaaaatagttaaaaaataaactaaaacaaTTTAATGTTCGTgccaaaatgataaaaaaataaattaatgtcaTAAAAATGGGTGGttgtattattaaatatgattgtttatcacataatttttttagaattttttctaaatgatttgagaaaaataaataaaaatttatgtgtcaaaattatttgagattcaaaatttgttattttcacTTAATAAAGCTAGAACGTACATATGAATAAACTATCAAATTTTAGcaattcaagtttttttttttaaaatagataaaaatgtcggtcatattattttaacatattatttttatttttctaattaatttgttacgtttctaaatgaaatgatattttgaaatgttttga is part of the Impatiens glandulifera chromosome 1, dImpGla2.1, whole genome shotgun sequence genome and encodes:
- the LOC124937710 gene encoding probable CCR4-associated factor 1 homolog 2 produces the protein MASTSFQQQENEEHEGIIVIDVWNHNFKEEIAIITNIIKEFKVVTFDTEFPVTLIKVPSNAPKYTLLPYAGMRENDDKGNLPKDENEKDIIWQFNFSDFDPDKSLSNPRLGAFGETLRMSSWLFRYGLRY